A segment of the Denticeps clupeoides chromosome 2, fDenClu1.1, whole genome shotgun sequence genome:
GTGCAACTGAGGTGCACTTCGTCTCACACCATGGGCCCGGTCCCACCGCTCAGGGCCGCAGGAACCACCATCAGCAGCAGTTTTACGGTCACTCTGCTTGCTTTTTGAACTGGAACAGATGAATGGCCAAAAAAttattctttttacatttacagcctttatccagagcgacttaccaggagtagttacagggacagtcacctggagacactcagggttaagtgtcctgctcagggacacaatggtcgtaagtgggatctgaacctgggtcttctggttcacaggggaATACATTATTTCACATGTTTATCATGCTATATGATGTTAATACTCaaaaacacacgtacacaacacagaattaatttttttatttaaaaaaaagtttttttttctccagtaaGTAGATTAGGCACTGACATTCAGACCCTTAAGAATAGACAAAAAGTGTTAAAATCTCTTTAGgtctgggggtgggggtgtgagAGAAACCACACACGCACATTGTAAAAAGTTAATAACATTTCAATGATGAATAGTGGCgtcaaaaaaaacattccgTACATGCGGAGAGCTTCTGGCTGCAAGGTTGCTTCTCCTAAAACCCTTCATGTAGGCCGAGGctttagaaaaatatatatcgttttaaatctaaaaataaataacacagaCAGTTTCATCACTAATTTATTTTGCGCCATCTTTGACGTAGTCCAACATGGCCAGGTTTcattttttcttgctttttcccCGGCGAAGACACAGCAGCCATGATGAGGAGACGTGCCATCCATTCAAAACCGGGCACCGTGGGTCCTCCAGCCCCCGCACCGACGTGCGCCACCCCCAGCGGAGCTGCAGATACGGTTCCAGTGTTCCGGCGCCGGAGGCGTCGAGCTTCCGCCGTGAACGCGTTATCTCAGTAGGGCTTTCCGCCGAGGGCGGTGAGGATCTGCTCACGCTCGGCGGCGGTGGGCATGTCGGGCGTCACCCCGTCACGACGGCGCTGGATCATCACGCCGTGCTGAGGGGGGGGAGAGGTttcaaaaaaacagcagcacgcTGGATGAAGGTTATTCATTTATGCGGAATTTAAATCAAAGCCGTTCGTCACCAACCACATGTTGAGCctataaatgaaataatattcaATGTTTCAGAAGctgaacattttaaatcaatatatacagtacacaccttctcattcaatgcattttcatgaccatttacattggttgattctcactgaaggcatcaaaactccacatgtgttcattcatagttttgatgccttcagtgagaatctaccaatgtaaatggtcacgaaaatgaagaaaacacatgagaaagtgtgtccaaaccttcggcctgtactgtatattataacCATCCGGGATACTGGATTTTAGGTCATCAAGATAAAATTCACTTTATCAATGAGCATATAAAAGATAAAATTAACAAATGACGtaaatattccaaaaatgttttaaagagaGACAAATAAGCCTGAGCCGGGGGACTCGTAACTGAAGCGTTGCCAGTtcggatcccgatccgccaaggtgccactgaagtcccctgatgaaagcaccgtgcccacacactgctccccgggcacctgtggccaactgctcaccaagggtgatggttaaatgcagatgacacatttcaccgtgtcctctgtcaccatgtgctgtgcttttttCACCAACTACAATTAACTTAACATTTTGGGGTGAAAACACAACATTACCAGAACGAATATTTGAAATGTCTAATACTAAATATATTGATCTACTTGCTTTCTAAttagttttctttttccccAGCTTAAATTTTTTCAATatattgaacatttatttcttaaagtCTGTGTTTGCTTTTAGTTTATTCTTAATACCGTGAAGCACTTTGGTGAACCTACATTGTTAAAATGTGCTGATTTGATTTAATATTACTGgctataattaaataaaaatccacatttCTGCCTTGATTTTTATGTTTGTCCTTATGGGACACATATGAAGGAGAAGTGGCTCGGCGCTgttgtctctctctccatcatGCAGCTTTAATTTGGTGGCTGCACCTCCCGTCAGATTAATTATGCTAGTTAggtttttttaatacagtaacAGACACCTGGAGCGTAATGCCGTGGTGGCATTTTACTGTGCGGgtccccttacacacacacacacacacacacacacacactttagcgAGATACAGACAGGGGGCGCCATTACCCTCTCCACTCACCCAGTACTTCCTGCAGGCTTTGTACCTCTGGAAGAAGGCTGAACACATGGCCTTGTCGTAGCTGTTCCGGTCCAGGCACTTCTGAGAGGCGTCGCTCTCCTGCGGAGAAAGAACACGGCCATCAGAGTCCAAAAGAGACCGCCGGGAAAAACACTCTGCTGGTGAAATGTGGGAGGGTCGCTTCACGACAGAAAACATGTGAGCCCTCCGCACTCACATCAATGCAAGGGTTggcatcctggttcctgacttTGGTGGCACCGGCACTCATCATCTCACAGCACCACCGTCCAAACGCTGAATCCAGAGataaaataagaagaaaacaCTAATAATGTATAGTGATAGTTAACAGGTAACAGATATAAGTGATGAGGCTGGTGATGTAactcaaataaatgaaataaaggcATAAAATGCAGAAGCACCAACAGCGACAACAGCACAAACCAGAGACAACAAAACCACCATCTAAAATGCCAGCGATATTAAAACCCATACGGCAGACATTAGTCAAATATTGTTTTATCAAATGTGTTTATTGCAAAATGACATCGTATTTGTGACACAGTGTCATGGCATGTAGAGGAAGCGATAAAACACTGTTCTAGATCTGTAGACTTTTGATTGTAGGAGATCATCATACATCATACAGAGTTGATGTATGATGACACTcagttcttctagaacatctctacatGAGGTACCTACAGTGGTACTTGCACTGTTTTTacttcatttcactagtttagcactgtctgtctcattgttgtctacatgctttttattaaatgtctctgttgcactgcctgtgtcctgtTTGTACTTTATATATCCAGTTTGTCGATGTCACGCACGGTCGCTTTATATCAGTatgtaacattgtttaaatgttacatgtagaacCAGGACCCAGacaaacgttgtttaaatgttacatgtagaacCAGGacaaacgttgtttaaatgttacatgtacaaccaggttccggagaaatgttgtttacatttacagcatttatcagacgacttacaatcagtagttacagggacagtccccccctggagcaacttagggttaagtgtcttgctcagggacacaatggtagtaagtgggatttgaacccgggtcttctggttcataggcgagtgtgttacccactaggctactaccacccctgttttGTTTAAATTATACATGTAGAACCATTTTCATGCATGCAGCTGAAAGAACAAGAAATCTCAACCTGAACATATCAACATCAAGTTATTAACACTCTTACTTTGAACTTTCAGGGTTACTTGCGTTTTGCACCTCAAGATAGTCCCTGCTTGAACAATTTCAGGGTTACTGTTCTGTACTGTGGAGACGTTGACCAGAATCCATAATTCATGGATAATATGGGATCTGCTGCAGATTTACTGTCGTCTCTGCGTGTAGAACGGAGGTCTGAAGCCCTGACCTTCAACAACGAGCCTTGCGCCGATCACCAATCGGGTCCCGATATCGATCAGGATCCGCCCGCGACCTCGCTGCAACTCCGAAACCAAAGAAATCAACAAGAAGCTCGTACTAAGAGACTGAAAGACGCGGATATATTTATCTGAAGACCCACCTCGTCCCCTCGCCGTCGACCTCACGCCTCGTTAGACGTCATTCTGAACGCCGCGCACTGGACGGGGCCACGCCCACTTCATACGGACGTCGCCGCCAGCCAATAGGACGCCTCTACCCGAGGCGCTCTCGCCGCCGAGACAGCAGACCGACACCCGCCGCGACCAATAGCGTCCCTCCGAACTCTTTTGGCTCCGCCCATATCTAAAGACGACTGCGGAGCGGAGTCGCAGCGATTGACAGAGTCGGTGGCGAGTCGGGAGACTCCGGACGTTTCGCGGGGCCCGTTGGGGCGAGAGAGCGGCGGAGTGACGGGACGCCGCGCCAATCGTGCGGCTCAAAGCGGAGGGCGGGGCTTGAGGGGGCGTGGCCGTCGGGCTAGTTCGGTTGCACCGCAGCGCATACACAATGGCTGCTGGAAAGAGAGGAAAGCAAACAATTTTCAGGCCCGCCGAGTCCAGCGAAAAATatgaggaaaaaattattaaaaattcgGAAAAcagttgaaagtgaagaaaaACACCGCAGGAAGGATGTTAACGCGTCTGCGGTGAGTTTGGCGCGAAGGAAGTAAATTGTTACTGTGTTCTTGAATTAAAATATCGGGGTTATTTAAATTATGAGAGAGCGGagagctgaggggggagaaaaagttTCGCGTTAATCAGCGGCCAGTCCGGGAGCAGCCAGAGACGCGGCGGCGGGCGTAAACAGGCGGAAAAATGAATAGGAATTACATCGTGTCACGGTTTTTCGCGTCGCGTCACGTTGCGCGCAAACGAATGTCAACACTCGGGGGATCGGCGGAGTTGGGACAAGTTGCGACAACTTTTCagacagttgtttttttttcttttgctgtgtGCTTTTCTGCCGAAGTGGACGTACTACACGCTCTAACGCGAAGGaaaaattttaaacaaattaaaataaaaaaaaaatatatatatatatattcaatagTGCATCGCACGCAGCCCTGGCGCCGCGCGAATTTGCACATGCGTGCGCGCCGCGGAGCGTGGACGCGTCAGGCTGCGTCGCACGGgggtattattttttttgggggggtcggtTGGGACCCCGTCAGGGTCTCTTGGTGGGTGCTTGTTTTGGGTGCCGCGCTGTAAATGATGGACCCGGCGAGCATCACACACACGCCGTGCACGCGCATTAATACGCTTGGACGCGCGTCGTAGCGGCGCGTCCGCGACGCGCTGGTCGCCGGGTCGTATATAGGCGGCTCGGCGTCTTAAAGCGACAGTCGCCACGTCCAGTCTGATTACCTGTCAGTAAAGCGACGACGATTGAATAAGCTCCATTGGTTAATTATAGTGTATAAATTTGAGCGAAATTTTTATCGTCATTGTGTCACATTTGTGAACTGTTTTAAAACTCACACCGTGGGAAAAGTGTTTAACTAAATGTTCTTGCGAAAGAAATTCTGTCTAAGTAGATTAAGGTACCATTTCTAATTATATGGTCCTTTAGGTAATAggtttgttaatttttttaaataaatgcatgatttACATTATGATTCATGCATTTCCAGCCATTCAGTGCAGTGCTTTATGTGtctatattttttaaagcacagtcttattatgattattatgattattttgtatGAATATACTTTCACATTAAAGTAAAATCGGGGTTGAATCTGTTTTTTACCCTTTAATTTCATTTTGGCAGATTATCACTATTTCAGAAAACTGCCCGTTGTATATTTTGCTGAAAAAGAGACAGATGTTTCATGTTAAAACTGCATGAGAATATTTAAACCTTGTCTCGTAATGAATGTACATCAGTATTTTTGGAACTATTTAATTTTGTGTGAATATAGTATAAATACTCTGacttaaacatttaaatcaatCTAATATGTTTGGATGTGAGTAAAATGAACAGCATAATATATAATGCATCAAGAAATGATTGATTTAGAAGAGTTTGCTAGTGCCGGGCGccttacatttatcagattatTCTGGATCCTTCCTGCATCAGACtgaattaaagaaaaacaaaaatgttttgcaaCATGACAGCTGGTCCtcacaaattaaatttaaatctgaacatataaaaatacatatatttttgttaaatagATTGATTATGGGTGCACAAAACTTCAACGATGCCTGTCAAATGAATGTGTAGTAATTAAAGAAACAAGGTGAATTGGCGGTGACGTTACGGATGCGGTGGAATGTACGCTCGGGCGAGAAAGGCTGAAGAAGGAAGCATTACCAGAGGACTGGCACAAGATGGTGCTGCAAGGAAGCTTGGAGCGTGCGACAACAAGAACTTGCCAAAAGAAGGACTTTACTTTGAAAGTGCGCTCCGTAGACAGATGATACTATCATGAGGAAAACCCCAAAGCCGGTGCAGCAGAGGACCCAGAAATTCACTCACGTTTGTTTTAGAGTCAAAGCCACTTCCTGTGATTTACGGTTTTGTCCGCTTTGAACCGTGACCCGTAGACTAGCACAGGACGTTGTTTTATAGGCGGGCTGTGTCGCTACAGTCTTATTACAGTAGAATGGAACGAGTGCAGTTCTGGGCATTTCACTGTCAGAGGAGCTTGTCCTGCGTACCGTTGTTCATTTCGGGAAGCTGCCAACATCGTTACACATATTGATCGTAAACATTTATGAACACTTCCGATTTGCCAATTTAAACCCCTCCTTTTATCCTCCATTCAGGTCGTTGGCTCCTTGCGGTGTTGAGAGTTTAGGGTTCCTCACTGTCTCAGTGTCGGGGCACATCGCATGCGACCTCTCGGCCGGCTTGTCCTAGGTTGCCATGGCGACGGTCACCCCTGGCGACTGCCCTCACACCACGGACCGAGCcagggcgaggaggaggagggtggagggcAAAGGGAGGAAGAACTTTCCATGCCAACTGTGCGAGAAGGCCTTCAACAGCGTGGAGAAGCTGAAGGTGCACTCGTACTCCCACACCGGCGAGAGACCGTATCGCTGCACACACGCGGACTGCACCAAGGCCTTCGTCTCCAAATACAAGCTGCTCCGGTACGATGCCGCGCAAAGCAACATATTTTAGACAAGACCAGCGATTCCGAATCCAGTCCTCAGGTCCTTCGGTCCAGTTAATCTTTCATTCAGTCCATTCAATTCATTCAATAAGATTTCATTACACGGAGTGTGATCACAGTGAGATGAATTTGGACCCACCAGCCAGTTCCTGATACCAGGAGGACTTGGTCCTGAGGACTTGGTTGGGAACCACTAGTCTAGGCCCAGTTTGTCCGAACGTATTACCTAACCAGTGTGTTTGCATCCAAGGCACATGGCCACGCACTCGCCAGAGAAAACCCACAAGTGCAGTTACTGTGAGAAGATGTTTCACCGCAAAGATCACCTGAAGAACCACCTGCACACCCACGACCCCAACAAAGAGGCCTTCACCTGTGACGAGTGCGGCAAGAGTTACAACACCAAGTTGGGCTTCAAGCGCCACCTGGCGCTCCACGCCGCGCACAGCGGCGACCTCACCTGCCAGGTGTGCCTGCAGACGTATCCCAGCACCTCCTTGCTACTGGAGCACCTGCGGGGCCACGCCGGCAAGAGCTCGTCGGCCGCGAAAGAGAAGCGGCACCAGTGCGAGCACTGTGAGCGCCGCTTCTACACCCGGAAGGACGTGCGGCGCCACATGGTGGTGCACACAGGCCGAAAGGACTTCCTCTGCCAGTACTGTGCCCAGCGCTTTGGCCGCAAGGACCACCTGACGCGGCACGTGAAGAAGAGCCACGCGCCCGAGCTGCTGCTGGCCGTCAAGGCGGAGCCGCTGGAGCTGGATCCCATCGCCTGCCAGCTGCCGCCTGCGCCCTGTGAGATGGGCGGCTCGGTGAAGGATGAGTTGTCCATCGTTGGTGGGGGCATGTTtggcccctcccctcccccgcCAATGCCGCTGTCGTTGCGCTATCCTCTTGGTCCCGTCTCCTACTCGCCTCCTCCACCCCTGAGGGCGGATCTAGAGACCTACCTAATGGAGCTGCAGAACCACCTGCCCCCAGAGCCTGGTCATTCAGAGGACACGCCCCTCCCCAAAATCAGCAGCTCTGGCACGTTAGCAGGTGACACATTGGGCTCGTCCTCGTTGGACTTCTCGCAGCTCTTCAACTTCCTGCCTCTCAACGGGCCCTGTTACAatcagggggcggggccagcacTCGGAGTCTCCTACCAGGCAGAAGAAGGTTTGCCCCACCTGGCCCCACCCATTCCCCTGGACCCCAGTACAGAGTCCGTCAGCTCCATGCACACCCTCTCCTCTGCGTACGTGCCCGCGGCCAGCCTGAACACAACCACCACCCTGCCTCGCTTCCACCAGGCGTTCCAGTAACCAGTACACGAACCCGCAGCCATAACACAACCATTAGTCTGCCTCATGTCAATCAGGCATTtcagcagcacacacaaacacccagcACCCACCTAATGCCAGTAATGCGTTCATACCCACCACGTGGCCTTAAACCCGCGCTCGCCGAGGCGCACTCAGCGCGTAGTGCCGGCTTAATGCACCTCGCGCCCCAGTTCGCCCCATTTTTCAAGGTGACGTGGCCAAGCCCATTTGCGACCGACTGCCAAGGAGGGAGGGCAAGTTTATAGAATGTGGTTGCAGTGAAGTGTTTCTTTAATAGATTAACCGTAGAAATGGTTCCTTTTTAGCACTTTGAACTTGTAATGGTGTGAGCTCCATCACAGCTAACCAATTTAAACTTTTATATTTGCTAATAGTGGTTTATATGTGAGGTAATTAGCTAACGAGTTGTTTGGTACTGAAAGCCGGGAGTCCATCAACAAATTCTGATCTCTACAAAGCCAAAGCTGACCAAAACCCCAGAGCCACCTCTCACtcatccattttcttttcatgcatccctcctgtcctcctcatcctcctcttcttcccacCTTGTCCCCGGGTGGTTTCTCCTTATGCTGCTGTTTCCGGACCGATAGAAATACAATGCTGTGCTggttcaaaaagaaaaagggaaaaatagaCACATTTACAAAGACTTTATCGTAAAACCCACGCGCACAACTCTGTCGGCTGTGAGTACGTAACCGGTACCACATGTTGGCGTGAGTCGCATCAGTGCCAGACAAACACAGAACTGCCTTATCCTTAACACGGTGGCTTCTCCTCTCTCGCCATTAACACCCGGGCAGTGTTGGGTTGCGCTGACCAGCCAGGCCCAGGCCCGCAGGGCTTAGATGCTCTCGGTGCACCGTCGTCCAAACAAAGTTGGCCTTTCTGCCACAGCGTCACCATTAAACAGTTCTAATAAGCAACTAGGctatcattatcattatggaAATTCTTAATTAACAGTCAGAAGAGAACGTGACGTCTCGTCATCGGCAGAGGCCACGTTTTCGGTAGTTCGTGCGGTTTTATGTCTGTGCGCGTTAGAGGGACAGAGATGAAGCAGAGTCacagtgtgttttatttccatTATAGCACTTTCAGCGTACCGAATGCCTTTTGGATTTGTccgtttgtttttgttgttcaaACCGATTTCAGTGTCATATTCAGCTCAGTAGAGGGACGTTAGCGTGTATATGCTATGTgctaaatgtgtttgttttttacaggtACAGTTCTTACAGTGTTTGACTCATTTTGCTTGACTTGCACAAAACCGTCTGTGTCTCTCAGAAAAGAATGAGCGACAGGACTAACTGTTTTTCCTCCTCACTtctacacagacacaccaaaaatatctatataaaatatatgtatatatatatatatatatataaaagtatatatttaactaagaaaaaagtatgaaaaaagTAGTTGCCTGCCACCGTAATGTAAGAATTTTTGGACTAATTATATCTATATTATcttaaaaatatgaatgtaatacatttttaaacatgtgtAGGAGAGTCTTAAAGAACTGCGTGATTTCACTGAATGGGAGTGGCTTTCACCAGCACTTACAGCGATGAAATATGACGACATTTCAACGACGCTGCAGGAGCCCTTATGACGTCACCGCCGAAACGCACCTGTAACAGAAGCTGACATTTGACTGGGCGATTTCCTGTTAGTCTTTCATGAGAGACACAGACCATTATTAGCAACCTGCCCTCTCAGTTTCCGtggtacaggtgtgtgtgtgtgtgtgtgagagtgtgtgtataataacaATCCTGAGATATCATTATATCAGAAGAAGCTGCTAATGGACACTCCTGGACCTCCAGAAGGTGCTACAgacctgctctctctctctctctctctctctcctcgttTCAAATCTCAAGCCGCGCTGAGTGCGCATGCGCGTTGGCTGCATAGGACCGGCCGTGCGACAAGCTTATGAAATGCCATCCTGTGACAGCGGACTCCTGTTCCTAATCATGTATATTTTacgtaaaaaatgtattttacgaACTACTGTTGTATTTGTATGAAATATAGACTGTATGATCCATATATCTTtatgtatgagtgagtgagtgagtgagtgagtgtctaaGCTCGAACTGTTGGAGTTCCTCCCGGTGACGTCATCCAAAGAGACGGTTATTTATAggggtgtgtgtttctgccGATGCTGCTATGTGAGGAGAGCTGCAGCCTCCAGCCCAGTGTTACTGTCTACCATGTACTGAAAGTCAATAAAGCGCGCTCATTCGGGAGCTCCTCCCACACACCGCCGTGATTAGCTTGAATTTCGCGCCACGTGACCCGCGCGCCCGCGGTAAAGTCACGTGAGGGGGCGCGCAGGGGCGTGTCTCCGCCATGCCGTCGCCCGTGCCCCCGACGCGCCTGCTGCCCCCGGGCCTCGGCCCCTCCGTCGGGCTCGGCCCCTGCAGCAGCCCCCTGGGCAAGTACGCGGGCGCGCGCACGCTGCCCGTGCCCGCGCCCGCCTTCCCGTGGTCGTCGGTGATCCACTGGGCCGAGCTGCGCTGCCTGGAGCCGCTGGGCTCGGGCGGCTTCGGCTCCGTGTACAAGGGGGAGTACTTCGGCAGGACCGTGGCGGTGAAGAAAGTGCGCAAGCACGCCAACACCCGGCTGGCGTGCCGGCGCAGCTTCTGGGCGGAGCTGAACGCGGCGCGCCTGTCGCACGCCAACCTGGTGCGCGTGCTCGCGGCGAGCGCGGGCGCGCCCGGCGACGGCGACCACGTGGGCACGGTGCTGATGGAGTTCGCCGGCGCCGCGGACCTGCAGCGCGTCATCTACGGCAGCGCCGAGCCGCTGCCGCCGGCCCGCTGCGTCAAGTACTCCACCCACATCGCGCGCGGCCTGCGCTACCTGCACGCGCACCGCGTCGCGCACCTGGACCTGAAGCCGGCCAACGTGCTCGTGTCCGACGCCGACGTGTGCAAGCTCGGCGACTTCGGCTGCTCGCTCCGCCTGGACGGCGCCGCCGAGCTGACGCCGCTGCGCGGCCAGTGCGGCGGCACCTACACGCACCGCGCCCCCGAGCTGCTGCGCGGCGGCGCCGTGACGCTGCGCGCCGACGTCTACTCGTTCGCCATCACGCTGTGGCAGCTGCTGACGCGGGAGACGCCGTACGCCGGCGGCGAGCGGCAGCACGTGCTCTACGCCGTGGTGGCGTACGGCGCGCGGCCGTGCGTGCGCGGCGAGCGGTTCGCGCGCACGGCGCTGGGGCGCGGGTGCGCGCGCCTGCTGGGCCGCTGCTGGAGCGCGGAGCCGGAGCGGCGTCCGTCGGCCGGGGAGATCGAGGCCGAGCTGGGCAGCGTGGGGGACTGAAGGGGACtgcgggatttttttttgttttaaatttattttttagatataTAATGTTAATATTGCCAAATGTGCGTTTTGTTGTGAGTGTTCCTACGTTTTGATTAAATGCTGCTTTTCTACCTCTTCGTTTCCCTTTCTAATCACACTTAACTCCACTTTGCCAAATTCTatcatatttataattattttcaggacctTATGAGAAAGAGCCGCGATTAAAGTTACTAATCGTAACTGTTGTTTTGTAAAATGCCCCAAATAGACACTAAAGAAAAGTTGGCACTTAATGGCAGAAGTTTCCTGCCCCACGTGACGTTGCTGTTCTTTTAATCTTTGCCACGGGGTGGCGCTACTCAGGAACCCGACAAGTTGCTGCGATAACTAAGTCACATCTAACCAGGCCGGTATTAACGACAATTTTTATTCTTATAACAAGTATTTTTcactctaggagagaggaagaaaccttgggaaggagtgatacagagagggacgcccctccaaggtagagtgagcctgcaaatggtgtcagtgcagggtttgtgattatttgtccaataagagaataagtcctacagttgtagaggtggagaagtgtagtatagagcatcggtccatgtttggaggtactggacagtgcagagtttTAGTCCAGcatcatggtgtacattacatgcccattatgatgctactggtccgtttgaagatccctgaagcttagCAGTCATTGTTCTGTGTATGTAACGGAATGACGCAtttgttttacaaaaatgtagaattaatgtattatttaataagaCACATAGCCTGcatctgtaatattttattaaacataaaataatctgtaatatgcacagtacagttcaaaagtttggacacaccttctcatttaatgtgttttctttattttcaggaccattttcACCTGGAGACTgctaggagcactgtgagaatcatgttctttgatttctccagtgctttcaacaccattttacccacaatcctgagggacaagctggagcacacAGGAGTGGACCTTCATCAGGGGCtccgcagggaacggttcttgcaccgttcctcttcacaatctatactgcagacttctcacacaactccaccaactgcttcctgcagaagttctctgacgactctgcaatagtcggcctcatcactgatggggacgacagggagtacatggaactgacaagggactttgtgAACTGGTGctagcagaactacctccagatcaacactggaaaaaccaaagagctggtggtagacttcagcaggcacaaacatcctccactgcaaccactggacatccagggtatggccattgagacagtggagagctacaagtaccttggtgttcacctgaacaataaactggactggactcataacacaaatccACTTtacaaaaaagggcagagcaggctggacctgctgcggaggctcaggtcttttggagtacaggggccactcctaaagactttctatgactctgtagtggcatcagccatctttcacggtgtggtctgctggggtagcagcatctccgctggggacaggaagaggctgaacaggctgacccggagggccagctctgttctaggatgccctctggacccagtggaggtggtgagtgacaggagaatggtggataagctgtcatccctgttggacaacatctcccaccccatgcaggaaactctgacagcactgagaagctccttcagtggcaggctactgcacccacgatgtgggaaggagaggttcagaaggtcttttcttccaaccgctgtcagactctataacatagacctcacagctgaccacacatacacatacacagacaaacacacacactttggcacattctgttaaattgttaactgtttaaattgtaaatttgtagatatatacagataaatatttatgttatttttttgtgatgccttctg
Coding sequences within it:
- the chchd7 gene encoding coiled-coil-helix-coiled-coil-helix domain-containing protein 7 isoform X2; this encodes MMSAGATKVRNQDANPCIDESDASQKCLDRNSYDKAMCSAFFQRYKACRKYWHGVMIQRRRDGVTPDMPTAAEREQILTALGGKPY
- the chchd7 gene encoding coiled-coil-helix-coiled-coil-helix domain-containing protein 7 isoform X1, which produces MMSAGATKVRNQDANPCIDESDASQKCLDRNSYDKAMCSAFFQRYKACRKYWVSGEGNGAPCLYLAKVCVCVCVCVCKGTRTVKCHHGITLQVSVTVLKKPN
- the plag1 gene encoding zinc finger protein PLAG1 — translated: MATVTPGDCPHTTDRARARRRRVEGKGRKNFPCQLCEKAFNSVEKLKVHSYSHTGERPYRCTHADCTKAFVSKYKLLRHMATHSPEKTHKCSYCEKMFHRKDHLKNHLHTHDPNKEAFTCDECGKSYNTKLGFKRHLALHAAHSGDLTCQVCLQTYPSTSLLLEHLRGHAGKSSSAAKEKRHQCEHCERRFYTRKDVRRHMVVHTGRKDFLCQYCAQRFGRKDHLTRHVKKSHAPELLLAVKAEPLELDPIACQLPPAPCEMGGSVKDELSIVGGGMFGPSPPPPMPLSLRYPLGPVSYSPPPPLRADLETYLMELQNHLPPEPGHSEDTPLPKISSSGTLAGDTLGSSSLDFSQLFNFLPLNGPCYNQGAGPALGVSYQAEEGLPHLAPPIPLDPSTESVSSMHTLSSAYVPAASLNTTTTLPRFHQAFQ
- the mos gene encoding proto-oncogene serine/threonine-protein kinase mos → MPSPVPPTRLLPPGLGPSVGLGPCSSPLGKYAGARTLPVPAPAFPWSSVIHWAELRCLEPLGSGGFGSVYKGEYFGRTVAVKKVRKHANTRLACRRSFWAELNAARLSHANLVRVLAASAGAPGDGDHVGTVLMEFAGAADLQRVIYGSAEPLPPARCVKYSTHIARGLRYLHAHRVAHLDLKPANVLVSDADVCKLGDFGCSLRLDGAAELTPLRGQCGGTYTHRAPELLRGGAVTLRADVYSFAITLWQLLTRETPYAGGERQHVLYAVVAYGARPCVRGERFARTALGRGCARLLGRCWSAEPERRPSAGEIEAELGSVGD